The proteins below are encoded in one region of Bacteroides uniformis:
- a CDS encoding magnesium transporter CorA family protein, translating to MRKYLYSENGFTEKAEWQPNCWVNVECPDNDDFKFLTEELKVPESFLEDIADVDERPRTETEDNWLLTILRIPMQSNQRGVPFITVPIGIITNDGIIVSVCYHHTELIPDFIQHTRRKNIVVNNKLDLILRIIYSSAVWFLKYLKQINNDVATAEKELEKSIRNEDLLQLMKLQKTLVYFNTSIRGNEVMIGRLKNIFQDTNYLDLELLEDVVIELKQAYNTVNIYSDILTGTMDAFASIISNNVNAIMKRMTSLSITLMIPTLIASFYGMNVDIHLESFPHAFIFIILLSAILSAVTFVWFRRIKWF from the coding sequence ATGAGAAAGTATCTCTACAGTGAAAACGGCTTCACTGAAAAGGCCGAATGGCAACCCAACTGCTGGGTCAACGTAGAATGCCCGGACAACGATGATTTCAAATTCCTTACCGAAGAGCTGAAAGTTCCCGAATCATTCTTGGAAGACATAGCCGACGTGGACGAGCGCCCGCGTACGGAAACAGAAGACAACTGGCTGCTGACCATCCTCCGCATCCCGATGCAGAGCAACCAACGCGGCGTGCCGTTCATCACCGTGCCCATCGGCATTATCACCAATGACGGAATCATCGTTTCTGTCTGCTATCACCACACGGAGCTGATACCGGACTTCATCCAGCACACACGCCGGAAGAACATAGTCGTCAACAATAAACTGGATTTGATTCTGCGAATCATCTACTCTTCTGCCGTCTGGTTCCTGAAGTATCTGAAACAGATAAACAACGACGTGGCCACCGCCGAAAAAGAGCTGGAGAAAAGCATCCGCAACGAAGACCTCCTGCAACTGATGAAGCTGCAGAAGACGCTGGTCTACTTCAACACTTCCATCCGTGGCAATGAAGTGATGATAGGACGGCTGAAAAACATCTTTCAGGACACCAATTATCTGGATTTGGAATTATTGGAAGACGTGGTCATCGAGTTGAAGCAGGCATACAATACCGTGAACATCTACAGTGATATCCTGACGGGAACCATGGACGCCTTCGCCTCCATCATCTCCAACAATGTGAATGCCATCATGAAACGTATGACAAGCCTCAGTATTACACTGATGATTCCCACGTTGATAGCCAGTTTCTACGGCATGAATGTGGACATCCACCTGGAGAGTTTTCCGCACGCGTTTATTTTCATCATACTTTTGTCGGCAATATTATCAGCAGTGACATTCGTATGGTTCAGAAGGATTAAGTGGTTCTAA
- a CDS encoding DUF4372 domain-containing protein, producing the protein MLCQIFDRESILLVDVILLFRFIMPNGKTAFAQIIDLVPDYELEKCIDKYNGDYKTKKFTCRDQFMVMSYAQFTRRSSLRAVEATLTAFSSKLYHSGIEAHTQIHSCRDE; encoded by the coding sequence ATGCTTTGTCAAATTTTTGATAGAGAATCCATACTTTTGGTAGATGTAATCCTCTTATTTAGATTCATCATGCCAAACGGAAAGACTGCCTTTGCTCAAATCATAGATCTTGTTCCTGATTATGAACTTGAAAAATGTATTGACAAATATAACGGAGACTACAAAACCAAGAAGTTCACTTGTCGTGACCAGTTCATGGTTATGAGTTATGCTCAGTTCACAAGGAGATCTAGTCTTCGAGCAGTAGAAGCTACCCTTACCGCATTCTCTTCTAAGCTTTATCATTCGGGGATTGAAGCTCATACACAAATCCACTCTTGCAGAGATGAATGA
- the gpmI gene encoding 2,3-bisphosphoglycerate-independent phosphoglycerate mutase, giving the protein MSKKALLMILDGWGIGDQGKDDVIFNTPTPYWDSLLAAYPHSELQASGENVGLPDGQMGNSEVGHLNIGAGRIVYQDLVKINRACADGSILKNKEIVSAFSYAKENGKNIHFMGLTSNGGVHSSFDHLFKLCDISKEYGIENTFIHCFMDGRDTDPKSGKGFIEQLTAHCEKSAGKIASIVGRFYAMDRDKRWERVKVAYDLLVNGEGKVATDMVQAMQESYDEGVTDEFIKPIVNGGFDGTIKEGDVVIFFNYRNDRAKELTVVLTQQDMPEQGMQTIPGLQFYCMTPYDASFKGVHILFDKENVQNTLGEYLAANGKTQLHIAETEKYAHVTFFFNGGRETPYDAEERILVPSPKVATYDLKPEMSAYEVKDKLVEAIKTQKFDFIVVNYANGDMVGHTGIYEAIEKAVKAIDECVKDTVEAAKANDYEVIIIADHGNADHALNEDGTPNTAHSLNPVPFVYVTANKDAKVENGVLADVAPSILHILGMEQPAEMTGKDLIK; this is encoded by the coding sequence ATGAGTAAGAAAGCCCTTTTAATGATTCTTGATGGCTGGGGCATCGGCGATCAAGGCAAAGATGATGTGATTTTCAATACACCTACTCCGTATTGGGACAGTCTGTTGGCAGCTTATCCGCATTCCGAGCTTCAGGCAAGCGGTGAAAACGTTGGTTTGCCCGACGGACAGATGGGTAATTCTGAAGTAGGTCACCTCAATATCGGTGCCGGACGCATTGTTTACCAGGATTTGGTGAAGATTAACCGTGCTTGTGCCGATGGCAGCATCCTGAAGAACAAGGAAATTGTTTCTGCTTTCTCATATGCAAAGGAAAACGGCAAGAATATCCACTTTATGGGACTGACCAGCAACGGTGGCGTGCACAGCTCTTTTGACCATTTGTTCAAACTCTGCGATATTTCCAAGGAATACGGCATCGAGAATACCTTCATCCACTGCTTTATGGACGGTCGTGATACCGACCCGAAGAGCGGTAAAGGCTTCATTGAGCAGCTGACTGCCCATTGTGAGAAGTCTGCCGGCAAGATTGCTTCCATCGTGGGACGTTTCTATGCCATGGACCGTGACAAACGTTGGGAGCGTGTGAAGGTTGCCTACGATTTGTTGGTAAACGGTGAAGGGAAGGTCGCTACGGATATGGTCCAGGCTATGCAGGAGTCCTACGACGAAGGCGTTACGGATGAATTCATCAAGCCGATTGTGAACGGTGGCTTCGACGGTACCATCAAGGAAGGTGATGTTGTAATCTTCTTCAACTACCGTAACGACCGTGCCAAGGAATTGACCGTTGTCCTCACCCAGCAAGATATGCCCGAACAAGGCATGCAAACCATTCCGGGCCTGCAGTTCTACTGCATGACTCCGTATGACGCCAGCTTCAAGGGTGTACATATCCTTTTTGATAAGGAGAATGTACAGAACACATTGGGCGAATATCTTGCTGCCAATGGCAAGACCCAGCTGCACATTGCCGAAACAGAGAAGTATGCACACGTGACTTTCTTCTTCAACGGTGGCCGCGAGACTCCCTACGATGCTGAAGAGCGCATCCTGGTTCCTTCTCCGAAGGTTGCCACTTACGACTTGAAGCCTGAAATGAGTGCGTACGAGGTGAAGGACAAGTTGGTTGAAGCTATCAAGACCCAGAAGTTCGATTTCATCGTGGTGAACTACGCCAATGGTGATATGGTGGGACATACCGGTATCTACGAAGCTATCGAGAAGGCAGTGAAAGCCATCGACGAATGTGTGAAAGACACCGTTGAGGCTGCCAAGGCAAACGATTATGAAGTAATCATCATCGCCGACCACGGTAATGCCGACCATGCTCTGAATGAGGATGGTACTCCGAATACTGCCCACTCTCTGAACCCCGTTCCTTTCGTTTACGTTACTGCAAACAAGGACGCCAAGGTTGAGAACGGTGTATTGGCTGACGTAGCTCCTTCTATCCTGCATATCTTGGGTATGGAGCAGCCGGCCGAAATGACTGGTAAGGATTTGATTAAGTAA
- the gyrB gene encoding DNA topoisomerase (ATP-hydrolyzing) subunit B, whose translation MTEEQIHSNNGSYSAENIQVLEGLEAVRKRPAMYIGDISSKGLHHLVYEVVDNSIDEALAGYCDHIEVTINEDNSITVQDNGRGIPVDYHEKEKKSALEVVMTVLHAGGKFDKGSYKVSGGLHGVGVSCVNALSTHMTTQVFRNGKIYQQEYSCGHPLYSVKEVGTTDITGTRQQFWPDDTIFTETVYNYDILATRMRELAYLNAGIKISLTDLRVKDEEGNAKKEIFYSEEGLKEFVRYVDSSREHFMNDVIYINTEKQGTPVEVAIMYNTSYNENVHSYVNNINTIEGGTHLAGFRRALTRTLKKYAEDNKMLEKAKVEIAGDDFREGLTAVISIKVAEPQFEGQTKTKLGNNEVMGAVDQAVGEALTYYLEEHPKEAKLIVDKVILAAQARIAARKARESVQRKSPMSGGGMPGKLADCSSKDPEECELFLVEGDSAGGSAKQGRNRAFQAILPLRGKILNVEKAMWHKAFESDEVNNIIQALGIRFGVDGEDSKEANIDKLRYKKIIIMTDADVDGSHIDTLIMTLFFRYFPQVIQQGCLYIATPPLYLCTKGKAKEYCWTDQQRQKFIDTYGGGSENAVHTQRYKGLGEMNPEQLWETTMNPENRMLKQVHLENAAEADYIFSMLMGEDVGPRRDFIEKNATYANIDA comes from the coding sequence ATGACTGAAGAACAGATTCACTCCAATAACGGGAGCTATTCTGCCGAAAACATCCAGGTACTGGAAGGTTTGGAAGCAGTGAGAAAGCGTCCCGCGATGTATATTGGCGACATTAGCAGCAAAGGACTTCACCACCTAGTGTACGAGGTTGTGGACAACTCCATCGACGAGGCACTTGCCGGCTATTGCGACCACATCGAAGTCACCATTAACGAGGACAACTCCATCACCGTACAAGACAACGGACGTGGTATCCCGGTAGACTATCACGAAAAGGAAAAGAAATCCGCACTGGAAGTTGTAATGACCGTACTGCATGCCGGAGGTAAGTTCGACAAAGGTTCCTACAAGGTATCGGGAGGTCTGCATGGTGTAGGTGTATCTTGCGTAAACGCCTTGTCTACACATATGACTACCCAGGTTTTCCGTAACGGAAAAATCTATCAGCAGGAATATTCCTGCGGACATCCGCTCTACTCCGTCAAGGAAGTGGGCACAACAGACATTACCGGTACACGCCAGCAGTTCTGGCCGGACGATACCATCTTTACGGAAACAGTCTACAACTATGATATTCTTGCCACCCGCATGCGCGAGTTGGCTTACCTGAACGCAGGCATCAAGATTTCACTGACCGACCTTCGCGTAAAGGACGAAGAGGGAAATGCCAAGAAGGAAATCTTCTACTCGGAAGAAGGCCTGAAGGAATTTGTGCGCTACGTAGACTCCTCACGCGAGCACTTCATGAACGATGTAATCTACATCAACACCGAGAAGCAAGGCACACCGGTGGAAGTAGCCATCATGTACAACACTTCTTATAACGAAAATGTACACTCTTACGTAAACAACATCAATACCATTGAAGGGGGTACCCACTTGGCAGGTTTCCGCCGTGCACTGACCCGTACATTGAAAAAATACGCCGAAGACAACAAGATGCTGGAGAAAGCCAAGGTAGAGATTGCAGGCGACGACTTCCGCGAAGGATTGACTGCCGTTATCTCCATCAAGGTGGCAGAGCCTCAGTTCGAAGGACAGACCAAGACAAAGCTGGGTAACAACGAAGTGATGGGTGCCGTAGACCAGGCTGTGGGCGAGGCCCTCACCTACTACTTGGAGGAACACCCGAAGGAAGCCAAGCTGATTGTAGACAAGGTGATTCTTGCCGCCCAGGCACGTATCGCCGCACGTAAGGCACGCGAATCCGTACAACGCAAATCGCCGATGTCCGGCGGTGGCATGCCCGGTAAGTTGGCCGACTGCTCCAGCAAGGACCCGGAAGAATGCGAATTGTTCCTCGTCGAGGGTGACTCGGCAGGCGGTTCAGCAAAGCAAGGCCGTAACCGTGCGTTCCAAGCTATCCTGCCGCTTCGCGGTAAGATTCTGAATGTGGAAAAGGCCATGTGGCACAAGGCATTCGAGAGCGACGAAGTAAACAATATCATCCAGGCGCTGGGCATCCGTTTCGGCGTGGACGGTGAAGACAGCAAAGAAGCGAACATTGACAAGCTGCGCTACAAGAAGATTATCATCATGACCGATGCCGACGTCGATGGTTCTCACATCGACACGCTGATTATGACGCTTTTCTTCCGCTACTTCCCGCAAGTCATCCAGCAGGGTTGCTTGTACATCGCCACTCCTCCCCTTTACCTTTGCACCAAAGGCAAGGCGAAAGAGTATTGCTGGACAGACCAGCAGCGCCAGAAGTTCATCGACACTTACGGCGGCGGTTCGGAAAACGCAGTACACACCCAACGCTACAAAGGTTTGGGTGAAATGAACCCGGAACAGTTGTGGGAAACCACCATGAATCCGGAAAACCGCATGCTGAAGCAGGTGCATCTTGAAAATGCAGCCGAAGCCGACTATATCTTCTCCATGCTGATGGGTGAAGACGTGGGCCCGCGCCGCGATTTCATCGAAAAGAATGCAACGTATGCAAATATTGACGCTTAA
- a CDS encoding transposase — protein MKIYKDFAQVLIKRASDLYKDDYFRIGLKEKVYAFDSSTMKLCLNLYPWAKFHHNKGTFKMHTLINLRGSIPTFIWLTEGKVYDMNGLDVISVEPEAYYLLDKGYVSIGFITTFKSVMHSM, from the coding sequence ATGAAAATTTATAAAGATTTTGCACAGGTTCTCATCAAGCGAGCAAGCGATTTGTATAAGGATGATTATTTCAGAATTGGTCTCAAAGAAAAGGTATACGCCTTTGACAGTAGCACCATGAAACTTTGTTTGAACCTTTACCCTTGGGCTAAGTTTCATCATAACAAAGGAACTTTCAAGATGCACACTCTGATAAATCTTCGTGGTTCTATTCCTACTTTCATATGGCTTACAGAAGGAAAAGTCTATGACATGAATGGGCTTGATGTAATCTCCGTAGAGCCAGAAGCTTATTATCTTTTGGATAAAGGTTATGTTTCTATCGGCTTTATAACTACTTTCAAAAGCGTAATGCATTCTATGTAA
- a CDS encoding DUF3109 family protein yields MIQIGDVVVSFDVLREKFLCDLGACQGICCIEGDAGAPVELDEVEKLEEVLPLIWDELSPEARTVIEEQGVVYTDCEGDLVTSIVNNKDCVFTCYDDKGCCYCAIEKAYREGRTNFYKPISCHLYPIRVGNYGLYKAVNYHRWDVCKAAILLGQKENLPVYKFLKEPLIRKFGEDWYAELELVVEEMKKQGIL; encoded by the coding sequence ATGATACAGATTGGTGATGTTGTGGTTTCTTTCGATGTCTTGCGCGAGAAGTTCTTGTGTGACTTGGGTGCCTGCCAGGGGATTTGCTGCATTGAGGGCGATGCCGGTGCTCCCGTAGAGCTGGACGAGGTGGAGAAACTGGAAGAGGTGCTTCCGCTGATTTGGGACGAGCTTTCTCCCGAAGCCCGCACCGTGATAGAGGAGCAAGGTGTGGTCTATACCGATTGTGAAGGTGACCTGGTGACTTCTATTGTGAACAACAAGGATTGTGTCTTTACCTGCTATGATGATAAAGGCTGTTGTTATTGCGCCATCGAAAAGGCTTACCGTGAGGGTAGGACCAACTTCTACAAACCCATATCCTGTCATCTCTATCCGATAAGGGTGGGGAACTACGGACTCTATAAGGCAGTGAACTATCATCGTTGGGATGTCTGCAAAGCCGCTATACTGTTGGGGCAAAAGGAAAATCTGCCCGTGTACAAGTTTCTGAAAGAGCCGCTTATCCGTAAGTTTGGTGAGGACTGGTATGCAGAGCTGGAATTGGTAGTGGAAGAGATGAAAAAACAAGGAATCCTATAG